In a genomic window of Streptomyces sp. NBC_01231:
- a CDS encoding substrate-binding domain-containing protein has protein sequence MTDQERPRGGDPARPVTIAYIAESAGVSVPTVSKVINGKSGVSADTRARVEELVNRYGYRKPAGAGRSNTVELVFRELESMWAVEIIRGVERVARQHGVGVLVSEFGLHDTTPATWDDTVSRRPNCVLSVAQLSEAERDQLRAKGIPFVVFDPTVELPDDVPFVGATNWSGGRAATRHLAELGHRRIAMISGPEDVLCCCARLDGYRSALHSAGLPLAPELVVHAGLTRDDGCAAARSLLALPEPPTAVFTANDLQALGVYQAAREAGLRVPEDLSVVGFDDLPVVAWVDPPLTTVHQPLTEMAVAATEMALALGRGENAPQARLEIGTTLTVRASTAPPKN, from the coding sequence CTGACAGATCAGGAACGCCCGCGAGGCGGCGACCCGGCCCGGCCGGTCACCATCGCCTACATCGCCGAGTCGGCGGGAGTGTCCGTTCCGACCGTGTCCAAGGTGATCAACGGCAAGTCGGGGGTGTCGGCGGACACCCGTGCCCGGGTCGAGGAACTGGTCAACAGGTACGGCTACCGCAAACCGGCGGGGGCCGGCCGCAGCAACACCGTGGAACTCGTCTTCCGCGAGCTGGAGAGCATGTGGGCGGTGGAGATCATCCGAGGCGTGGAACGGGTGGCCCGTCAGCACGGCGTCGGAGTCCTTGTCTCCGAGTTCGGTCTGCACGACACCACTCCGGCGACCTGGGACGACACCGTGTCCCGACGCCCCAACTGCGTGCTGTCCGTAGCCCAGTTGTCCGAGGCCGAGCGTGACCAGCTGAGGGCGAAGGGGATCCCGTTCGTCGTCTTCGACCCGACCGTCGAGCTGCCGGACGACGTCCCGTTCGTCGGCGCGACCAACTGGTCCGGAGGCCGGGCCGCGACCCGTCACCTGGCCGAACTGGGACATCGCCGCATCGCGATGATCAGCGGACCCGAGGACGTGCTGTGCTGCTGCGCCCGCCTGGACGGCTACCGTTCCGCGCTCCACAGCGCGGGCCTGCCGCTCGCTCCCGAACTCGTCGTGCACGCCGGACTGACCCGCGACGACGGATGCGCCGCCGCCCGCTCCCTGCTGGCCCTTCCGGAGCCCCCGACCGCCGTCTTCACCGCCAACGACCTCCAGGCGCTCGGTGTCTACCAGGCCGCGCGCGAGGCCGGACTGCGGGTTCCGGAGGACCTGAGCGTGGTCGGATTCGACGACCTGCCGGTGGTCGCGTGGGTGGATCCGCCGCTGACCACCGTCCATCAGCCTCTGACCGAGATGGCCGTCGCGGCGACCGAGATGGCGCTGGCCCTCGGCCGCGGCGAGAACGCTCCGCAGGCTCGACTGGAGATCGGGACGACCCTGACCGTCCGCGCCAGCACCGCGCCGCCGAAGAACTGA